A window from Haloarchaeobius amylolyticus encodes these proteins:
- a CDS encoding ribonucleoside-diphosphate reductase subunit alpha yields MSQQSTTTTTDARSILDRARTGHETDLTGTDWEDVHTEIERNLYDGASVDEVYQAVLQSLTARIERDPELKRVAAAVFRQQYYREVIGEDLTGFDLDQAYRATFVTNLERGVEVGLLDERLRDRFDVEALAEYLDLDRDEHFEYMAMETLSQRYFLKTEEDGDHLELPQAFWMRVAMGLAIEEDDPQQRAKAFYDVLSKLEFTPSSPTLFHSGTTHPQLSSCYLTTVEDDLEGIFDAYKHHAQLSKWSGGLGNDWTNLRAAGSLIQSTGVESTGVVPFLRISNDVTAAINRSGKRRGAACAYLACWHLDFPAFMDLKRNTGDERRRTPDMNTAAWIPDLFMKRVQADEQWTLFSPDEVPDLHELTGEAFAERYREYEQQAENGELRQYERVDATDLWRQLLTRLFETGHPWVTFKDPCNVRSPQDHVGTVHSSNLCTEITLNTSQDEHAVCNLGSVNYATHVSDGELDRDHLADTIETAMRMLDNVVDLCFYPTEEAEDSNMRHRPVGLGTMGFHDALMRLEVPMASEAAVETANRWQEFVSYHAILNSSKLAAERGSYSSYEGSKWDRGLLPQDTVDRLEDERGREIPTDREETLDWYVVREHVAEHGMRNSNTMAIAPTATVSTINGTTPSIEPLYSNLYVKSNMSGDFTVVNDQLVADLRERGLWDDEMVDRIKYHDGSIRAIDAIPDHLQELYRGAFEIDPRHQLRLTAHRQTWIDQSVSHNVFFPSTDGSLLTDVYETAWELGLKTTYYLRTLGASQVEKSTLDMAEYGKTQHRDGDGATAVESDGGTPRSRTDDSDGRDLCAVEDPTCDACQ; encoded by the coding sequence ATGAGCCAGCAATCTACCACGACGACCACGGACGCCCGGTCCATCCTCGACCGGGCACGCACAGGCCACGAGACCGACCTCACAGGGACCGACTGGGAGGACGTCCACACCGAGATCGAGCGCAACCTCTACGACGGCGCGAGCGTCGACGAGGTGTACCAGGCCGTCCTGCAGTCGCTGACCGCCCGGATCGAGCGCGACCCGGAACTCAAGCGGGTCGCCGCCGCGGTCTTCCGCCAGCAGTACTACCGCGAGGTCATCGGTGAGGACCTGACCGGGTTCGACCTCGACCAGGCGTACCGCGCGACGTTCGTGACGAACCTCGAACGTGGGGTCGAGGTCGGCCTCCTCGACGAGCGACTCCGCGACCGCTTCGACGTCGAAGCCCTCGCCGAGTACCTCGACCTCGACCGCGACGAGCACTTCGAGTACATGGCGATGGAGACGCTCTCGCAACGCTACTTCCTCAAGACCGAGGAAGACGGCGACCACCTCGAACTCCCGCAGGCGTTCTGGATGCGCGTCGCCATGGGCCTCGCCATCGAGGAGGACGACCCCCAGCAGCGCGCGAAAGCCTTCTACGATGTGCTCTCGAAGCTCGAGTTCACGCCCTCCTCGCCGACCCTGTTCCACAGCGGGACCACCCACCCGCAGCTCTCCTCCTGTTACCTCACAACGGTCGAGGACGACCTCGAGGGCATCTTCGACGCCTACAAGCACCACGCCCAGCTCTCGAAGTGGAGCGGCGGCCTCGGCAACGACTGGACCAACCTCCGGGCCGCCGGGTCGCTCATCCAGTCGACCGGTGTCGAATCGACCGGCGTGGTTCCCTTCCTGCGCATCAGCAACGACGTGACCGCCGCCATCAACCGCTCGGGCAAGCGCCGCGGCGCGGCGTGTGCCTACCTCGCGTGCTGGCACCTCGACTTCCCCGCGTTCATGGACCTCAAGCGGAACACCGGCGACGAGCGCCGGCGCACCCCCGACATGAACACGGCGGCCTGGATACCGGACCTGTTCATGAAGCGGGTGCAGGCCGACGAGCAGTGGACCCTGTTCAGCCCGGACGAGGTGCCCGACCTGCACGAACTGACCGGCGAAGCGTTCGCAGAACGCTACCGCGAGTACGAGCAGCAGGCAGAGAACGGGGAGCTCCGGCAGTACGAGCGCGTCGACGCGACCGACCTCTGGCGACAGTTGCTCACCCGCCTCTTCGAGACCGGCCACCCGTGGGTGACGTTCAAGGACCCCTGCAACGTCCGGTCCCCGCAGGACCACGTCGGCACCGTCCACTCCTCGAACCTCTGCACCGAGATCACCCTCAACACGAGCCAGGACGAACACGCCGTCTGCAACCTCGGGAGCGTGAACTACGCGACGCACGTCTCCGACGGCGAACTCGACCGCGACCACCTCGCCGACACCATCGAGACGGCGATGCGGATGCTCGACAACGTCGTCGACCTGTGCTTCTACCCGACCGAGGAGGCCGAGGACTCGAACATGCGCCACCGCCCGGTCGGCCTCGGGACGATGGGGTTCCACGACGCCCTCATGCGCCTGGAGGTGCCCATGGCTTCGGAAGCGGCCGTCGAGACGGCGAACCGCTGGCAGGAGTTCGTCTCGTACCACGCCATCCTGAACTCCTCGAAGCTCGCCGCGGAACGCGGCTCCTACTCCTCCTACGAGGGGTCGAAGTGGGACCGCGGGCTGCTCCCGCAGGACACCGTCGACCGCCTCGAAGACGAACGCGGCCGGGAGATTCCGACGGACCGAGAGGAGACCCTCGACTGGTACGTCGTCCGCGAACACGTCGCGGAACACGGGATGCGGAACTCGAACACGATGGCCATCGCCCCGACGGCGACCGTCTCGACCATCAACGGGACGACGCCCTCCATCGAGCCGCTGTACTCGAACCTCTACGTCAAGTCCAACATGTCCGGCGACTTCACCGTCGTCAACGACCAGCTCGTGGCCGACCTCCGTGAGCGCGGCCTGTGGGACGACGAGATGGTCGACCGCATCAAGTACCACGACGGCTCGATACGGGCGATAGATGCGATTCCGGACCACCTCCAGGAGCTGTACCGCGGCGCGTTCGAGATCGACCCGCGCCACCAGCTCCGACTGACCGCACACCGCCAGACGTGGATCGACCAGTCGGTCTCGCACAACGTCTTCTTCCCCTCGACGGATGGCTCCCTGCTCACCGACGTGTACGAGACCGCGTGGGAGCTCGGCCTGAAGACGACCTACTACCTCCGCACCCTCGGCGCGTCGCAGGTGGAGAAGTCGACGCTCGACATGGCCGAGTACGGGAAGACCCAGCACCGCGACGGTGACGGCGCGACCGCCGTCGAATCAGACGGTGGCACGCCACGGAGCCGGACCGACGATTCGGACGGCCGCGACCTCTGTGCCGTGGAGGACCCGACCTGCGACGCCTGCCAGTGA
- a CDS encoding ribonucleotide-diphosphate reductase subunit beta, whose protein sequence is MPILDTDTDHDPNKILPVEYDWAREYYEAGVNNNWVPEEIPMQEDVSQWNGDALTDAERQLVEWNLGFFSTAESLTANNIVLAVYDYVTAPECRQYLLRQAYEEAIHTDTFIYCCDSLGFDPEYLYGMYDRVPSIAEKDEFVVDLTRVITEDGFTIETEADRRDFLRDLVGFYVIMEGIFFYAGFAMMLGLKRQNKMVGIGQQFEYIMRDESLHLGFGVDLIDEIRTEHPGVWTDEFGDEVVDLVTEAVDLEKIYAYEACPDDILGLSPDQFAEYVEHVADRRLGQLDLPEQYGTDNPFPWMSEQVDLNKEKNFFETQVTEYQSGGSLDW, encoded by the coding sequence ATGCCGATACTCGACACCGACACCGACCACGACCCGAACAAGATACTGCCGGTAGAGTACGACTGGGCCCGCGAGTACTACGAGGCCGGGGTGAACAACAACTGGGTCCCCGAGGAGATACCGATGCAGGAGGACGTCTCCCAGTGGAACGGGGACGCCCTCACAGACGCCGAGCGACAGCTCGTCGAGTGGAACCTCGGGTTCTTCTCGACGGCCGAGTCGCTCACCGCCAACAACATCGTGCTCGCCGTCTACGACTACGTCACCGCCCCCGAGTGCCGCCAGTACCTGCTCCGGCAGGCCTACGAGGAGGCCATCCACACGGACACCTTCATCTACTGCTGTGACTCGCTCGGGTTCGACCCCGAGTACCTCTACGGGATGTACGACCGCGTCCCCTCCATCGCGGAGAAGGACGAGTTCGTCGTCGACCTGACGCGGGTCATCACCGAGGACGGGTTCACCATCGAGACCGAGGCGGACCGCAGGGACTTCCTTCGCGACCTCGTCGGGTTCTACGTCATCATGGAGGGCATCTTCTTCTACGCCGGCTTCGCCATGATGCTCGGGCTGAAACGCCAGAACAAGATGGTCGGCATCGGCCAGCAGTTCGAGTACATCATGCGCGACGAGTCGCTCCACCTCGGGTTCGGCGTCGACCTCATCGACGAGATCCGCACCGAGCATCCCGGCGTCTGGACCGACGAGTTCGGCGACGAGGTGGTCGACCTCGTCACCGAGGCCGTCGACCTGGAGAAGATATACGCGTACGAGGCCTGTCCGGACGACATCCTTGGGTTGAGCCCGGACCAGTTCGCAGAGTACGTCGAGCACGTCGCGGACCGCCGGCTGGGCCAGCTCGACCTGCCGGAGCAGTACGGGACGGACAACCCCTTCCCCTGGATGTCGGAGCAGGTCGACCTCAACAAGGAGAAGAACTTCTTCGAGACGCAGGTCACCGAGTACCAGAGCGGTGGGAGCCTCGACTGGTAA